The genomic stretch CCTGGTAATACCATTGGAGCAGCCTCTACACAAATAATACGAACTTTTTCACGATCGATATCATACTCTTTGCATAATTCTGGAACACGGTTTGCAAGTTCACCTACAAATTCAATACCAGTGAATCCTGCACCACCAACGATAATTGTTAATAAATCATCGCGCTTTTCAACTGGTGTGTTGTAATATTTAGAAAAGCTATAATCAATATGCTCACGAATTTGACGAGCAGCATTGATGTTAGCAATTGAGAATGCATGTTCTTTTAAACCTTTAATTCCAAAAGTTTCTGACTCAAAACCAAGTCCAACAACTAAGTAATCATAGTTTAATTCGCCGCTAGAAAGAATTACTTTCTTCTCTTCAGGTTTGATTTGAGTAACAGTATCTTGTATAAAGTTAATTTTATCTTGATTAATCACGTCTTTAATATCAAGACGTGTACGGTCATGATGTAATGTACCTGCTGCATTTTCATGTAACCATGTTGCTTGGTAGTGGTAGCTATTTTTATTTACTAATGTAATGTCCGCTTCATTTGCAGATAATGTTTTTTGAAGTCGAGTAGCAGTAATGATTCCACCATACCCAGCTCCAAGGATTACAATCTTAGGCTTATTCATGATATACATACCATCCTTTTAAATTATATTAAGTACTTTCAATTTGCTTTAATATCTCTAAATTTATAAGTAAGCTCAGTAGTGAGCAATCTAATTCATTATAACTTAGTACATTAACGAGCAAACTACTATATAGGGATATTTGTCTAAATATTTCGTAATAATTGTCACAAAATGTTAACAATTAGCCTATAACAATATTAAAGTTTTTTGCATAGAATTTCAAGCATAATCTAAACGCTAGAATTCTCAAAATATTAAGCCAAATTAATTATTTCTTAATTCATCCCCCAGTTTTACTAAAAAAATTTCTACATTAATTTAATGACCCAATTTTATTTTATCAGCATAAAATATGATACTATTTTATAATAGATAACGATCATTTATGCATGAGGGGGTTATTCCGTTATGAAAGATGAAAAAGTATTTGATATTACAATAATTGGTGGAGGACCAATTGGTTTATTTACTGCTTTTTATGGTGGAATGAGACAATCTAGTGTAAAAATTATTGAGAGCTTACCTCAACTTGGCGGTCAATTATCTGCACTTTACCCTGAAAAATACATTTATGATGTAGCTGGCTTTCCAAAAGTACGCGCTCAAGAGTTGATCAATAACTTAAAAGAACAAATGAAAAAATTTGAACCTACTGTATGTTTAGAGCAATCGGTTCATTCAATTACAAAAGGTGATGATGGAGTATTCCATTTAGTTTGTAATGATGGATTTGAGCACTATACAAAAGCTATTATCATTACCGCTGGAAATGGTGCATTCCAACCACGTAAACTTGAAATTGATGGTTCTGAACGTTTT from Arthrobacter citreus encodes the following:
- a CDS encoding NAD(P)/FAD-dependent oxidoreductase, coding for MNKPKIVILGAGYGGIITATRLQKTLSANEADITLVNKNSYHYQATWLHENAAGTLHHDRTRLDIKDVINQDKINFIQDTVTQIKPEEKKVILSSGELNYDYLVVGLGFESETFGIKGLKEHAFSIANINAARQIREHIDYSFSKYYNTPVEKRDDLLTIIVGGAGFTGIEFVGELANRVPELCKEYDIDREKVRIICVEAAPMVLPGFDPELVDYAVSQLEKKGVEFKIGTAIKECTEEGIIVAKGEVEEKINSATVVWAAGVRGNALVEQAGFEAMRGRVKVTKDMRVPGYDDVFIVGDSALLIDEASNRPYPPTAQIAIQQGFNVAHNLSVLVRGRGELEEFKPDIKGTVCSLGHDDAIGVVYGKKLTGWKASFMKKVIDNRYLFVLGGPMLVLKKGKLNFL